A DNA window from Macadamia integrifolia cultivar HAES 741 chromosome 4, SCU_Mint_v3, whole genome shotgun sequence contains the following coding sequences:
- the LOC122075531 gene encoding probable galacturonosyltransferase-like 9, whose translation MPLSHPRSSLSFFTILSILFFLSTSYAIRPLPTANLGDKDDTNYGNVKDDEALLLSGEFPDGLPTFAEAPEYRNGAECPILVPNGFVSSQCYPGHVHIAMTLDTEYLRGSMAAIHSVLKHSSCPEDVFFHFIAAAKSDAADPMALSRLVRSTFPSLNFKVYQFRVDIVKNLISASIRQALENPLNYARNYLADILEPCVHRVIYLDSDVIVVDDIRKLWHTSLTGSRVIGAPEYCHANFTKYFSDGFWADRALSRVFDGRNPCYFNTGVMVMDLDRWREGNYGKKIEGWMQLQKQRRIYELGSLPPFLLIFAGDVEPIDHRWNQHGLGGDNVVGSCRTLHPGGVSLLHWSGKGKPWARLDARKSCPLDLLWEPYDLYRPQQQQRHVVLVSIQMSLHSSL comes from the coding sequence atGCCTCTTTCCCATCCCCGATCTTCTCTGTCTTTCTTTACGAtcctttctattcttttcttcctctccacTTCTTATGCGATTAGGCCTCTCCCCACTGCAAATTTAGGGGACAAGGACGACACCAATTATGGAAATGTGAAGGATGATGAAGCCCTTCTTCTCTCTGGAGAATTTCCCGACGGATTGCCGACCTTCGCAGAAGCGCCTGAGTACCGAAATGGTGCCGAATGTCCAATTTTGGTACCCAATGGTTTTGTATCGTCGCAGTGCTATCCGGGCCATGTTCACATCGCCATGACTCTCGATACAGAATATCTCAGGGGTTCTATGGCTGCGATTCATTCCGTTCTCAAGCACTCTTCTTGCCCAGAAGACGTTTTCTTTCACTTCATCGCCGCCGCCAAGTCAGACGCGGCTGACCCTATGGCCCTCTCCCGGCTCGTTCGCTCCACTTTCCCCTCCCTTAACTTCAAGGTCTATCAATTCAGAGTCGATATCGTCAAGAATCTCATCTCTGCTTCCATCCGCCAAGCGCTCGAGAACCCACTCAACTACGCGAGAAACTACCTTGCCGACATACTCGAGCCCTGTGTTCACCGTGTGATTTATCTCGACTCCGatgtcatcgtcgtcgatgatatTAGGAAGCTTTGGCATACATCGCTTACTGGGTCTCGCGTTATTGGAGCACCTGAATACTGTCACGCCAATTTCACCAAGTATTTCTCTGATGGGTTCTGGGCTGATCGAGCGTTATCGAGGGTTTTTGATGGGAGAAATCCCTGCTATTTCAATACTGGTGTGATGGTTATGGATCTTGATAGATGGAGAGAGGGAAATTATGGGAAGAAGATCGAGGGTTGGATGCAGTTGCAGAAACAGAGGAGGATTTACGAATTGGGTTCGCTTCCTCCATTCTTGCTGATTTTTGCCGGAGATGTGGAACCGATTGATCATCGATGGAACCAACATGGTCTCGGCGGTGATAATGTGGTGGGCAGCTGCAGAACTTTACATCCAGGCGGCGTTAGTTTGCTGCATTGGAGTGGTAAGGGGAAACCATGGGCGAGACTTGATGCGAGGAAATCATGCCCTCTTGATTTACTGTGGGAACCTTATGATCTCTACAGACCACAACAGCAACAAAGACACGTAGTATTGGTGTCTATACAGATGTCCCTTCATTCTTCATTGTAA
- the LOC122076877 gene encoding pyruvate dehydrogenase E1 component subunit alpha-1, mitochondrial-like gives MMALNRASRSSFLRPLTSISSISTLRRPFSSAADDQVLSIETSVPFTAHKIDPPSRNVETTPKELMGFFNDMALMRRMEIAADSLYKSKLIRGFCHLYDGQEAVAVGMEAAITKKDAIITAYRDHCIFLSRGGTLLEVFSELMGRTAGCSKGKGGSMHFYKKDKGFFGGHGIVGAQVPLGCGLAFAQKYNKEETVSFALYGDGAANQGQLFEALNIAALWDLPAILVCENNHYGMGTAEWRAAKSPAYFKRGDYVPGLKVDGMDVLAVKQASKFAKEYVLKNGPIILEMDTYRYHGHSMSDPGSTYRTRDEISGVRQERDPIERVRKLILSHEIATEKELKDIEKNVRKEVDEAIAKAKESPMPDPSELFTNVYVKGFGVEAFGPDPKEVRAVLP, from the exons ATGATGGCTCTGAATCGTGCATCTCGTTCTAGTTTCCTTAGACCTCTCACCTCCATCTCATCAATCTCAACCCTCCGCCGTCCTTTCTCGTCGGCCGCCGATGACCAGGTCCTCTCCATCGAAACCAGCGTCCCTTTCACAGCTCACAAGATCGACCCTCCATCCCGGAATGTCGAAACCACACCTAAGGAGCTTATGGGATTTTTCAATGACATGGCCCTCATGCGCCGTATGGAAATCGCTGCCGACTCCCTTTATAAATCGAAGTTAATCCGTGGTTTTTGTCATCTTTACGATGGGCAAGAAGCCGTTGCCGTTGGGATGGAAGCTGCTATCACCAAGAAGGATGCTATCATCACTGCTTACCGTGATCATTGTATTTTCCTCTCCCGTGGCGGTACCCTCCTCGAGGTATTCTCTGAATTGATGGGTCGTACGGCTGGTTGTTCTAAAGGGAAGGGAGGGTCTATGCATTTttacaagaaggacaaagggtTCTTTGGTGGGCATGGAATTGTTGGTGCCCAGGTTCCCTTAGGCTGTGGTCTTGCTTTTGCGCAGAAGTACAATAAGGAGGAAACCGTCTCCTTCGCTTTGTACGGTGACGGTGCTGCCAATCAAGGGCAGTTATTTGAAGCGCTCAATATAGCAGCGCTTTGGGATCTGCCTGCCATTTTAGTCTGTGAGAATAATCATT ATGGGATGGGTACGGCGGAATGGAGAGCGGCCAAAAGTCCCGCTTATTTCAAGCGTGGGGATTATGTTCCTGGTTTAAAG GTTGATGGTATGGATGTTCTTGCTGTCAAGCAAGCTAGCAAATTTGCTAAGGAGTATGTTCTGAAAAATGGGCCCATT ATTCTTGAAATGGATACTTACAGGTACCATGGACACTCCATGTCAGATCCGGGGAGCACCTACCGGACACGTGATGAGATTAGTGGTGTCAGACAG GAGCGTGATCCTATTGAAAGAGTAAGAAAGTTGATTTTATCTCATGAGATTGCGACAGAGAAAGAGTTGAAG GATATTGAGAAGAACGTCAGAAAAGAAGTAGATGAGGCTATTGCAAAAGCCAAG GAAAGTCCAATGCCTGATCCTTCTGAACTGTTCACTAATGTCTATGTTAAAGGTTTTGGAGTCGAG GCATTTGGACCCGACCCGAAAGAAGTAAGAGCAGTGCTCCCCTGA
- the LOC122075442 gene encoding protein EDS1-like, producing MESDLVKKTFSIAKAAQSNQNRSYHSENYSSYFIIAFHGSGTTIGDWYSGKPFGETSVGLKKLFPFLKSIGNDEIAVVNGKFLQQFKDLLKPDALNEEFRLSDEPGLEHLLKDSKLSNKLERAVREGKKVVFTGYSSGGPIAIFAAILFLQQNRIPPLCVTYGSPLVGDQIFGHALRRENWAQYFVHYVMRYDIIPRVLLTPLSSIREEWKTILPCFDNSKLESKAKSQEASSFFCEVVRNALSVASHTACSFMGCTNLLLQTVTSFIDLSPYRPFGTYVFCMGQGKMFTLKNPDAILQLLFYSLQLDNGKAIVDVSCKSFIDHLGYQTEFTDNLKDVIDLEHLYLQLPLSSGDANSSETAIKELGLSTRAMLSVIAAKEWENEKQKNQEKIDNNRNKIEEGLRKLQEYKAKGEIRMIGYYDAFKLQTDAEDFHANVTRLELAGMGDEIIEKLKRYELPDGFECREDWVELGTRFRNLMEPLDIANYYRHSKDKDTGPYMRPDEGRQPRPKRYRYTQRWLEHAKRKPAGYFSESCFWAEVEDLNICIQKSKQKENLNAAFEKVKDRVLKLEDNLLQWVQDEQQLRDVFFGESTFVKWWWQLPEEHRRKSRITTLMSGHAKEFSPAKMI from the exons ATGGAGAGTGATCTGGTTAAGAAAACCTTCTCTATAGCCAAAGCAGCTCAATCCAATCAAAATCGATCTTACCATTCTGAGAATTACTCTTCTTACTTCATCATCGCCTTCCATGGATCGGGGACGACTATCGGAGACTGGTACTCTGGCAAACCTTTTGGAGAGACATCCGTTGGTCTGAAGAAACTCTTCCCTTTCCTCAAAAGTATTGGCAACGATGAAATCGCCGTTGTTAATGGCAAATTCCTCCAGCAATTCAAGGATCTTTTAAAACCAGATGCTCTAAATGAAGAATTTCGTTTGAGCGATGAGCCAGGACTGGAACATCTTTTAAAAGACTCGAAACTCAGCAACAAG CTGGAACGAGCTGTgagggaagggaagaaagtAGTATTTACAGGATACTCATCTGGAGGTCCTATTGCCATCTTCGCCGCCATATTGTTTCTCCAACAAAACCGCATTCCTCCATTATGTGTGACATATGGATCTCCCCTCGTTGGCGATCAAATCTTTGGCCATGCTCTCCGACGAGAAAACTGGGCACAATACTTTGTACATTATGTCATGAGATATGACATTATCCCACGGGTCTTACTCACCCCTCTTTCTTCTATCAGAGAAGAATGGAAGACCATTCTCCCTTGCTTCGACAATAGCAAACTGGAATCCAAGGCAAAATCTCAGGAggcatcttctttcttctgtgAAGTCGTGAGAAATGCACTGTCCGTTGCAAGCCACACTGCCTGCTCATTCATGGGGTGCACCAACTTGTTACTGCAAACAGTTACTAGCTTCATTGACCTCAGCCCTTATAGGCCTTTCGGGACCTATGTGTTCTGCATGGGACAGGGAAAAATGTTCACCCTCAAGAACCCAGATGCCATTCTTCAATTATTGTTCTATAGTCTTCAATTAGACAATGGGAAGGCAATTGTCGATGTTTCTTGTAAAAGCTTCATAGACCATCTAGGATACCAGACCGAATTCACAGATAACCTGAAAGATGTGATTGATCTTGAGCATCTTTATTTGCAACTTCCTCTGTCCTCTGGAGATGCTAATAGCAGTGAGACTGCAATCAAGGAGCTTGGACTG AGCACAAGAGCCATGTTGAGCGTCATTGCAGCTAAAGAATGGGAgaatgaaaaacagaaaaaccaagaaAAGATTGACAACAACCGCAACAAGATTGAAGAAGGGCTGAGGAAGCTTCAAGAATATAAAGCCAAAGGTGAGATACGCATGATTGGTTACTACGATGCCTTCAAGTTGCAGACAGATGCAGAGGACTTCCATGCCAATGTGACAAGGCTGGAGCTAGCAGGGATGGGGGATGAAATCATTGAGAAGCTGAAAAGGTATGAATTGCCTGATGGGTTTGAATGCAGGGAGGACTGGGTAGAGTTGGGAACCAGGTTCAGAAACCTCATGGAGCCTCTAGATATAGCCAATTACTATCGACACTCCAAGGATAAAGATACTGGACCTTATATGAGACCAGACGAAGGTAGGCAGCCAAGACCAAAGCGTTATAGATACACACAGAGATGGCTAGAGCATGCTAAAAGGAAGCCGGCAGGTTATTTCTCAGAATCCTGTTTCTGGGCTGAGGTGGAAGACCTCAATATTTGTATTCAGAAAAGCAAACAGAAAGAAAATCTTAATGCTGCCTTTGAAAAGGTGAAAGACAGGGTACTAAAGCTGGAGGATAATTTGTTACAGTGGGTTCAGGATGAGCAGCAGCTACGAGACGTGTTCTTTGGGGAGTCCACCTTTGTCAAGTGGTGGTGGCAACTCCCAGAGGAGCACCGCAGAAAGTCCCGAATCACCACACTCATGAGTGGACATGCAAAAGAATTCTCACCTGCTAAAATGATATAA